Proteins encoded together in one Streptomyces sp. B1I3 window:
- the gabT gene encoding 4-aminobutyrate--2-oxoglutarate transaminase, whose product MSHIPQERRVVTAIPGPKSVELQARRVAAVAAGVGSTLPVFTARAGGGIIEDVDGNRLIDFGSGIAVTSVGASAEAVVRRASAQLADFTHTCFMVTPYEGYVEVCEQLAELTPGDHAKKSALFNSGAEAVENAVKIARAWTKRTAVVVFDHGYHGRTNLTMALTAKNMPYKQGFGPFAPEVYRVPVAYGYRWPTGAENAGVEASAQAIDEITKQIGADNVAAIIIEPVLGEGGFIEPAKGFLPAIAQFAKDNGIVFVADEIQSGFCRTGQWFACEDEGIVPDLITTAKGIAGGLPLSAVTGRAEIMDAAHAGGLGGTYGGNPVACAGALGAIETMRELDLNGKARRIEEVMKGRLAEMRSKLPNGDIIGDIRGRGAMIAIELVKSGTKEPDAAAAGALAKACHAEGLLVLTCGTYGNVLRFLPPLVIGEDLLGEGLDILEQAFAQL is encoded by the coding sequence ATGTCCCACATTCCGCAGGAGCGCCGCGTCGTCACTGCCATTCCCGGCCCGAAGTCGGTCGAGCTGCAGGCTCGCCGTGTCGCGGCGGTCGCCGCGGGCGTGGGGTCCACGCTGCCGGTGTTCACCGCCCGGGCGGGTGGCGGAATCATCGAGGACGTGGACGGCAACCGGCTGATCGACTTCGGTTCCGGCATCGCCGTGACCTCGGTGGGCGCCTCCGCCGAGGCCGTCGTCCGCCGGGCCTCGGCGCAGCTCGCCGACTTCACCCACACCTGTTTCATGGTCACGCCGTACGAGGGGTACGTCGAGGTCTGCGAGCAGCTCGCGGAGCTGACCCCGGGCGACCACGCCAAGAAGTCGGCGTTGTTCAACTCGGGCGCCGAGGCCGTCGAGAACGCCGTGAAGATCGCCCGGGCCTGGACCAAGCGCACCGCGGTCGTCGTCTTCGACCACGGCTACCACGGCCGGACCAACCTCACGATGGCTCTGACGGCGAAGAACATGCCGTACAAGCAGGGCTTCGGCCCGTTCGCGCCCGAGGTCTACCGCGTGCCGGTGGCGTACGGCTACCGCTGGCCGACCGGCGCCGAGAACGCCGGCGTCGAGGCGTCCGCGCAGGCCATCGACGAGATCACCAAGCAGATCGGCGCGGACAACGTCGCCGCGATCATCATCGAGCCGGTCCTCGGCGAGGGCGGTTTCATCGAGCCGGCCAAGGGCTTCCTCCCGGCGATCGCCCAGTTCGCGAAGGACAACGGCATCGTCTTCGTCGCGGACGAGATCCAGTCCGGCTTCTGCCGCACCGGCCAGTGGTTCGCCTGCGAGGACGAGGGCATCGTCCCGGACCTGATCACCACGGCCAAGGGCATCGCGGGCGGCCTCCCGCTCTCCGCGGTGACCGGCCGCGCCGAGATCATGGACGCCGCCCACGCCGGCGGCCTCGGCGGCACGTACGGCGGCAACCCGGTGGCCTGCGCGGGCGCGCTCGGTGCCATCGAGACGATGCGCGAGCTGGACCTGAACGGGAAGGCCAGGCGCATCGAGGAGGTCATGAAGGGCCGCCTCGCCGAGATGCGGTCGAAGCTCCCGAACGGTGACATCATCGGCGACATCCGCGGCCGCGGCGCCATGATCGCGATCGAGCTCGTGAAGTCCGGCACGAAGGAGCCCGACGCGGCCGCCGCGGGTGCGCTGGCCAAGGCCTGCCACGCCGAGGGCCTGCTGGTGCTGACCTGCGGCACGTACGGCAACGTCCTGCGCTTCCTGCCGCCGCTGGTCATCGGCGAGGACCTGCTCGGCGAGGGCCTCGACATCCTCGAGCAGGCATTCGCCCAGCTCTGA
- a CDS encoding ATP/GTP-binding protein, with translation MKSDDMRDARGASGPPGPGGHPEAPRYPVPRPAGPPPAPPSMPAAPPMPAAPSMPAAPPMPAGSPLGGPSTEEWLDTDRPAADPGIWRYAYVPRPPRKPPNPSLLAPLATLVLWLIFWGLLMDFRVPYVNVPFMVFTPGDWWAFDRLRADYVPPAANSLQTLYLQALVLLVGLWAARLGNWAGLVRHHAGPHLRRVRLTLSGSGALLALWAVWSGYVPVVDAVMYLVSDWLQGGGNKYLAALVAYGAYAVILAGTVWPFARAGRWRAEVREAREREPAGPPGGTAPPRPAHAGTGRARWPELRASGLTEAADVLTAAVRAERMNDVDCVRLDHAWTLSRTAADRSQAFAAAVVREGPDAFLHPSGNRDVPLRAARHDLLAGQVRVGRCVDDERNPYARRGSGAALDAAVLGTSLLAVGPSGAGKTTRLVRPVVETLALQALAGRSAVLAVCAAGTPLGPDDAYDVVVKLGDASSVYDFDLYGGTLDPDEAAATLAEGLAGDVPDLDSRRAALALGQLLGPYRAVHGHFPAVPELRELLAGGEQALAPLRQALRTGGHDSMLRELEARVRQAGTAGDVAAVLADRIALLDRPAFAGFFATGEQARPFSLRSLEQHPLRVRIDLPERAHAGASRVLARLVLAQFNAMAAARADRSLFTCLVLDDATNTLTTQTVRGLRHLRSVNAGAVLVLRTVDDVPEELHPALLGAVGCGMIFSGITTWDGRRFAEAWGKEWVDVREVAQHTVFADQPLTRALHALRRMATGKAVTTEAVTVRRVERERWSASALAYELPAGHAVLSLTTVKGEHAPPLLVDLGG, from the coding sequence ATGAAGAGCGACGACATGCGTGACGCGAGGGGCGCGAGCGGCCCGCCGGGGCCGGGCGGTCACCCGGAAGCGCCCCGGTACCCGGTGCCCCGTCCGGCAGGGCCTCCGCCCGCCCCGCCGTCCATGCCCGCCGCCCCGCCGATGCCCGCCGCACCGTCCATGCCCGCCGCCCCGCCGATGCCCGCCGGCTCGCCCCTGGGCGGACCGTCCACCGAGGAGTGGCTGGACACCGACCGTCCCGCCGCGGACCCGGGCATCTGGCGGTACGCGTACGTGCCGCGGCCGCCCCGGAAGCCTCCGAACCCTTCGCTGCTGGCCCCCCTGGCCACGCTGGTGCTCTGGCTGATCTTCTGGGGCCTGCTCATGGACTTCCGGGTCCCCTACGTGAACGTGCCGTTCATGGTGTTCACCCCGGGGGACTGGTGGGCGTTCGACAGGTTGCGCGCCGACTACGTGCCGCCCGCCGCCAACTCCCTGCAGACCCTCTACCTGCAGGCGCTCGTCCTGCTGGTGGGGCTGTGGGCCGCCCGGCTGGGCAACTGGGCCGGACTCGTCCGCCACCACGCCGGGCCGCACCTGCGGCGGGTGCGGCTGACCCTCTCCGGCTCCGGAGCCCTCCTCGCGCTCTGGGCCGTCTGGAGCGGCTACGTCCCGGTCGTGGACGCCGTGATGTACCTCGTGAGCGACTGGCTGCAGGGTGGCGGCAACAAGTACCTCGCGGCCCTGGTCGCCTACGGTGCCTACGCCGTGATCTTGGCGGGGACCGTGTGGCCGTTCGCGCGGGCCGGCCGCTGGCGCGCCGAGGTCCGCGAGGCCCGCGAGCGGGAGCCGGCGGGGCCGCCCGGCGGCACCGCCCCTCCCCGGCCGGCCCACGCCGGCACCGGCCGCGCGAGGTGGCCGGAGCTGCGTGCCTCGGGACTCACGGAGGCGGCTGACGTCCTCACCGCGGCGGTGCGTGCCGAACGGATGAACGACGTGGACTGCGTACGCCTCGACCACGCGTGGACGCTCTCGCGTACCGCTGCGGACCGCTCGCAGGCCTTCGCCGCGGCCGTGGTGCGGGAGGGCCCCGATGCCTTCCTGCACCCCTCGGGCAACCGGGACGTCCCCCTGCGCGCCGCCCGTCACGATCTGCTGGCGGGTCAGGTCCGGGTCGGGCGCTGCGTGGACGACGAGCGCAACCCCTACGCCCGCCGAGGTTCCGGCGCCGCCCTCGACGCGGCCGTCCTGGGCACCTCCCTCCTGGCGGTCGGGCCCTCGGGGGCCGGCAAGACGACGCGGCTGGTACGCCCCGTCGTCGAGACGCTGGCACTCCAGGCCCTCGCCGGACGGTCCGCCGTGCTCGCCGTCTGCGCCGCGGGAACACCCCTGGGCCCCGACGACGCGTACGACGTCGTCGTGAAGCTCGGCGACGCCTCCTCGGTGTACGACTTCGATCTGTACGGGGGCACACTCGACCCCGACGAGGCGGCGGCCACGCTCGCCGAAGGGCTCGCCGGGGACGTGCCCGACCTCGACAGCCGGCGCGCGGCGCTGGCCCTCGGCCAGCTGCTCGGCCCCTACCGCGCCGTCCACGGGCACTTTCCGGCCGTACCCGAGCTTCGTGAACTCCTCGCGGGAGGCGAGCAGGCCCTCGCCCCGCTGCGGCAGGCCCTGCGGACGGGTGGCCACGACTCGATGCTGCGCGAGCTGGAGGCGCGAGTCCGGCAGGCGGGAACGGCGGGCGACGTCGCCGCGGTCCTCGCCGACCGGATCGCCCTGCTCGACCGGCCCGCGTTCGCCGGTTTCTTCGCCACGGGAGAGCAGGCACGGCCCTTCTCCCTCCGGTCTCTCGAACAGCACCCCCTCCGGGTCCGTATCGACCTTCCCGAACGGGCCCACGCCGGGGCGTCCCGCGTGCTGGCCAGGCTCGTCCTCGCACAGTTCAACGCGATGGCCGCGGCGCGCGCCGACCGCTCCCTCTTCACCTGCCTCGTGCTGGACGACGCGACGAACACCCTGACCACACAGACGGTCCGGGGCCTGCGGCACCTGCGATCCGTCAACGCCGGCGCCGTACTGGTGCTGCGCACCGTCGACGACGTGCCCGAGGAGCTGCACCCGGCCCTGCTCGGCGCGGTGGGCTGCGGCATGATCTTCTCCGGCATCACCACCTGGGACGGGCGGCGGTTCGCCGAGGCCTGGGGCAAGGAGTGGGTCGACGTACGGGAGGTGGCCCAGCACACGGTGTTCGCCGACCAGCCGCTCACACGCGCCCTGCACGCCCTGCGGAGGATGGCGACCGGCAAG
- a CDS encoding recombinase family protein codes for MAKPQVDLLVRKSKVVREGERALSLRAQEDRGRRWADDHGYDVREVWKENLSAWSDIERPKQDAAMAAVLAGEVSALWCFALDRFSRKGAESVIPLLGKARVIFDYEQLDSSNERDRQWILQRSEDARAYSQRLSHNVRTTKTRQRSEGRWLSQAPFGLKVDKARKLAPDTDEYAGADYSPWEVVVRIFTDIANGTSCRALARAFNVEGVADITGRKWHAGAIRKIVIHPVYEGWQAINPKRIDPVAYLDETGARVRCVPDDVVPHMISEELAARARQVLSGHLLMDRTPVPGRASALLAGRLTCAGCGRSMLASGNSYVCQTNQSGGDCAARASVSRVTIEKRVAERWLARVSASDPEDPLMATVAGRWTALQKPTETQELREARAAVSEAEATLGRFHADDRAGFYEGRSARYRMPAKTDAENRLTAAEERLAKLDTKSVDITFLTEGYAAQYWETAGPALRRELIATAIDRVRVSKAPGRGVRLTDDRVQIEWAITEDA; via the coding sequence ATGGCGAAACCGCAGGTAGACCTACTCGTCCGCAAGTCCAAGGTCGTACGCGAGGGAGAGCGCGCACTGTCGCTGCGTGCGCAGGAGGACCGGGGCCGACGTTGGGCCGACGACCACGGCTACGACGTCCGGGAGGTATGGAAAGAGAACCTTTCCGCATGGTCCGACATCGAGCGACCTAAGCAAGACGCCGCCATGGCTGCTGTTCTTGCTGGGGAAGTCTCCGCGCTCTGGTGCTTCGCACTCGACCGATTCAGCCGCAAGGGTGCCGAGTCCGTAATCCCCCTACTGGGCAAAGCCCGAGTGATTTTTGACTATGAACAACTGGACTCATCCAACGAGCGGGACCGCCAATGGATTCTCCAGCGCAGCGAGGATGCCCGCGCCTACTCGCAACGCCTCTCCCACAATGTCCGAACCACGAAAACACGGCAGCGCAGCGAGGGACGATGGCTTTCGCAAGCCCCGTTCGGCCTCAAGGTCGATAAGGCGCGCAAGCTAGCGCCGGACACCGACGAGTACGCCGGGGCTGACTACTCCCCGTGGGAAGTGGTCGTACGGATCTTCACTGATATTGCGAACGGGACTTCCTGCCGCGCGTTGGCTCGTGCATTCAATGTCGAGGGAGTCGCGGATATCACGGGCCGCAAGTGGCACGCCGGGGCAATTCGAAAGATCGTCATTCACCCAGTCTATGAAGGGTGGCAGGCCATTAATCCCAAGAGGATTGACCCTGTCGCCTACTTGGACGAGACAGGCGCACGCGTCCGCTGCGTTCCTGACGACGTCGTCCCTCACATGATCAGCGAAGAATTGGCAGCACGCGCACGGCAGGTTCTTTCCGGTCACTTGCTTATGGACCGAACACCGGTGCCGGGAAGAGCTAGCGCACTGCTGGCCGGGCGGCTTACCTGCGCAGGATGCGGCCGGTCAATGCTCGCAAGCGGAAACTCATACGTATGTCAGACCAACCAATCCGGTGGCGACTGTGCGGCCCGCGCTTCCGTATCCCGCGTAACGATCGAAAAGCGCGTAGCCGAACGATGGCTAGCCCGAGTGTCGGCATCCGATCCAGAGGACCCGCTTATGGCTACGGTCGCGGGGCGCTGGACGGCCCTACAGAAGCCCACGGAAACCCAAGAGCTACGGGAGGCGCGCGCGGCTGTCAGTGAGGCAGAGGCAACCCTAGGGCGGTTCCATGCGGACGACCGGGCGGGGTTCTATGAGGGCCGTTCCGCCCGGTACCGAATGCCCGCAAAGACCGACGCGGAGAACCGACTCACGGCAGCGGAGGAGAGACTAGCCAAGCTGGACACAAAGAGCGTGGATATCACGTTCCTGACAGAAGGCTATGCGGCCCAATACTGGGAAACGGCAGGGCCAGCACTGAGACGAGAACTCATTGCGACGGCGATTGACCGGGTCCGCGTGAGCAAGGCACCGGGCCGGGGCGTGCGCCTCACGGACGACCGGGTCCAGATCGAATGGGCCATTACCGAAGACGCGTAG
- a CDS encoding phage portal protein has product MGPVLDTILGKYRETYPRLQRVEQYLHGHHAPAYMPESAADEFGVFRERSVKNFLPLVVDAVASNLYVDGLRAAGGGDNFPVWESWDRNGMEEAQTAVHRDALAYGEAYVRVLPGSNGPEIEPLSPLSVTALFKRPNDPFPIAAAVHGTTFINGERRATVDLYDDEFVFRLVSKEEGDDPGASDYVVVEQLAHGLTHCPIIRFRNMASTSPNVPSLGEVEPLIPIQDELNNIALSTNIAIQYGAHRQKWVAGVTPPKEDQHDVDLWGRIKKRAVMFSASRLLIFPDKDTKTGQFDATDVKPYLDAYNNTVKHLASIGSLPPHFITGDMVNLSAEALAAAEESLRKKVLDRQRAFGGAWRRVFQTAAELMGVVLPADAQIVWRDCTPRSFSATVDALGKMVATMGVPPEAAWQMVPGMTPAQLAEWRILAEQVDPATKMANALAKSVIPPEVEPVAA; this is encoded by the coding sequence ATGGGCCCGGTCCTAGACACAATCCTCGGGAAGTACCGGGAGACGTACCCGCGCCTACAGCGGGTGGAGCAGTACCTACACGGCCACCACGCACCGGCGTACATGCCGGAATCTGCCGCTGACGAGTTCGGCGTATTCCGTGAGCGCAGCGTGAAGAACTTTCTTCCGTTGGTAGTCGATGCGGTCGCGTCGAACCTCTACGTTGACGGGCTCCGTGCGGCCGGTGGAGGCGACAATTTCCCTGTCTGGGAGTCCTGGGACCGGAACGGCATGGAAGAGGCTCAGACGGCCGTACACCGTGACGCGCTGGCCTATGGCGAAGCCTATGTGCGGGTCCTTCCTGGCAGCAACGGGCCGGAAATCGAACCGCTCTCCCCGCTGTCCGTCACGGCCCTATTCAAGCGACCAAATGACCCGTTCCCGATTGCCGCTGCCGTCCACGGAACAACGTTCATTAATGGTGAGCGTCGCGCGACCGTGGACCTGTACGACGACGAGTTTGTTTTCCGGCTTGTCAGCAAGGAAGAGGGCGACGACCCCGGCGCATCCGACTATGTGGTTGTCGAGCAGCTAGCGCACGGCCTTACGCACTGCCCGATTATCCGTTTCCGGAACATGGCGTCAACATCGCCTAACGTCCCCTCGCTCGGGGAGGTTGAGCCGCTGATTCCTATTCAGGATGAGCTAAACAACATCGCGCTTTCCACGAATATCGCGATTCAATACGGCGCGCATCGTCAGAAGTGGGTAGCGGGTGTCACTCCTCCTAAGGAGGATCAGCACGACGTAGACCTTTGGGGCCGCATCAAGAAGCGCGCTGTTATGTTCTCGGCGTCGCGGCTGCTGATCTTCCCTGATAAGGACACAAAGACCGGCCAGTTCGACGCCACGGACGTTAAGCCGTATCTCGACGCCTACAACAACACCGTTAAGCACCTTGCCTCTATCGGATCGCTTCCCCCGCACTTTATTACCGGGGACATGGTGAACCTTTCGGCCGAGGCTCTAGCGGCTGCGGAGGAATCGCTACGTAAGAAGGTTCTCGACCGGCAGCGGGCATTCGGTGGAGCGTGGCGGCGCGTGTTCCAGACGGCTGCTGAGCTAATGGGTGTCGTCCTTCCCGCTGATGCTCAGATCGTTTGGCGCGATTGCACCCCGCGTTCTTTCTCGGCCACTGTGGACGCTCTCGGGAAGATGGTTGCCACGATGGGTGTTCCGCCCGAGGCAGCGTGGCAGATGGTTCCCGGAATGACTCCGGCACAGCTTGCCGAATGGCGCATCCTCGCCGAGCAGGTGGACCCGGCAACCAAGATGGCTAACGCACTGGCAAAGTCCGTGATTCCGCCCGAGGTTGAGCCGGTGGCAGCATGA
- a CDS encoding phosphatase PAP2 family protein gives MSALLAVFALVTWQVLADGPLLGPDERLGLALAGRGPARLADLFADLGNPQVAGSALVCAAVLAWFRGARRPAVYALLALAAVPALVVPLKLWTDRQGPLTEATGYYPSGHTTTAAVAYGAAALLLSPYLARSWMTLAAAASLTAATSAGLVLRGYHWPLDVVAGWCLSAVVLLVLRACTGTGRGNAQPPK, from the coding sequence GTGTCCGCACTGCTGGCGGTCTTCGCCCTGGTGACCTGGCAGGTGCTGGCCGACGGCCCCCTGCTCGGGCCCGACGAGCGGCTGGGCCTGGCTCTCGCCGGGCGCGGTCCCGCCCGGCTCGCCGACCTCTTCGCCGACCTCGGCAATCCGCAGGTCGCCGGTTCCGCACTGGTGTGCGCGGCCGTCCTGGCCTGGTTCCGGGGCGCCCGGCGTCCGGCGGTGTACGCCCTCCTCGCCCTGGCGGCCGTACCCGCGCTGGTCGTGCCCCTCAAGCTGTGGACCGACCGCCAGGGGCCCTTGACGGAGGCGACCGGCTACTACCCGTCGGGTCACACGACCACGGCGGCGGTGGCTTACGGGGCCGCGGCACTGCTGCTGTCGCCGTACCTGGCACGGTCGTGGATGACGCTCGCCGCCGCCGCCTCACTGACGGCGGCGACGAGCGCCGGTCTGGTGCTGCGCGGCTACCACTGGCCGCTGGACGTGGTGGCCGGCTGGTGCCTGAGCGCGGTGGTGCTGCTCGTGCTCCGGGCCTGTACGGGGACCGGTCGCGGGAATGCTCAGCCGCCGAAGTAG